The sequence below is a genomic window from Sander lucioperca isolate FBNREF2018 chromosome 6, SLUC_FBN_1.2, whole genome shotgun sequence.
CGAGCTGCTGATTACCTGGGCTGGGACGTGACTGAACTCAGACCAGTATGAGtctcatttttatgtttttcattttaaagctgatttgTGTGGGATTTGTGACAAGTAGGAGGATTTGTTTTACATCAAAATAACAGCTTAATTACAGCAGCTGATAGATGTAAAAGGACGTTTACTAAGCAGGAGTTAGACAATAAATAACAAGCAGCTGTTTTTGTATTTGGACAGGTGCTCAAAGACATGATGACAGCGATCGATGTGGATGACAGTGGGACTGTCACTCTGGAGGAATGGGTGAAGGGAGGCATGAACAATGTGCCTTTACTTGTTCTGCTTGGACTGAAGGTGACAGAACAAAAACATTTGACGCCACATACAACACTTAGGTTTCCCCACAACATTCCCTGTTTTGTTAATGTTGCTAGGAATAAGCAAACTCCAAATGGTAACTTTTTTTGGTCAATTTTAGTATAGAATCGCATTTGCCAGACCTTCtatcacagcgctgcggaggagggtctggctagtccacacagcattctgggatgggagaaacacgtgctctggtttattggcatttctttaaaccaatcacaatcgccatgAGCCGGAtggagccccggtgccgctgcaaaatagcctctggaaggaatttgttttggtggaacgtgtacgctcaaaagttgttttagtcgtgcaacagaaaactcagattgtacAGATAGTCTGCTAGCTGTcttgatttaccctgcagagatctgaggagcagttaaccatagtcctcataaatccggcggaaaaaaagaaggacatacggcTGAATTTCCGACGgaaccggagcaatcccggaagtggaacgtcgtggatatagactaattttAGTTTGATCAACTATGGttcctgttttcttttatttagtCTCTTTATCTTCCCCTCACTCGCAGATGACAGAGAGGGATGGACAGCATATTTGGAGGATGAAGCACTTTAACAGGCCGACCTACTGCAACGTGTGTCAGAGCATGCTGCTTGGCCTCGGGAAGCAGGGACTCTGCTGCACCTGTAAGCGCTCACAGCCATCATCAGGGGGCAgccacacacctcacacacagtACAAATGAAGTGGAGGAGTCACACCTTTTCTAGTCCACTTGTACTGTTTATTATTTGTCTTATCAGTATATATCTTTTGCTATAGAATCCTATAAGTTTTAGTGGAGGGAGCTTTATATTGATCTCAGTCACCTCTGTAATATTTGTTCTTCTTCCTCAGGTTGCAAGTACACCGTCCACAGTCAGTGTGCCAACAAGAATCCCGAACCCTGTGCTCGTACTTTTGTTAAATCTAAACTGAAGATTGGTGTAAGGACACACACAACAACCCCACTTACTTTggaattattttagttttcaAACTTACAGTTAGATTTACAGGAGCATTTGAGTTGTAAGTTAAAGGATAAGTCCAGTGATAatctatatttttgttattgtctaCAAATCGTATGAAAACcaatcaaaaaacaaaaccagCAACGCATTAGATTGTCTCTCAATATGTTTTCCAACTTCCCTACTCAGTCTGTGGCATCCGGCCCTGATCCAATTTGTTTCTACTGTTAAACGaacacaaatatatagtttcattgaaaaaaaaaaaaaaaaaaaaagaagtaattcCCTAAAACAGTTTGGCAAACAGTTTGCAAATGTCACACAAAAAGtagtaaatagtgcatttgttggggactattttcagctgcagatTGATatacatttggtgctctagtgaatATTTCCGACAGCAGAacagtgtatgtgggattgactcaaaataaactacagtaaatcgtaatgaaggaacatgtcaacCAGTGCAACGGTGTGTTTTTGGGCAACAATGAAGCTTTACTTCTATGGAAATGAAATCAGGCTGAGGATATACAGACAGTACTTTCTGATTAattcatgttggttttggtcaTTTCATGATATCTTTTAAAGtcgtttgtcttttttttaaaccaaatctgtaaaaaaaaaaaaaagctaggaAATGGACTttgagtttttgttgttgttgttgtcaaacTACTGTTGTCAAGGTCAATAATGAACTGAAGGCTCACATTTGTCATGTGAATATATCCCTGTCAGTTCTCTTTTTACTGACCGAAAACCAAATGGCAgcaacagtaaacacattactGACAGGGAACACCAAAGTGCATTAGTCGGTAATAATCCATGTTTTTTAAGTGCAGATTACAGCCAGCACAGTCTGCTCTGCCCATCTGCTAAATGTCCTGATTTTGCTCAAACGTGGACAATGATGTGTTCACTGTCTTTTTCCGGTGTAGTGTCGCAACCACAACTCACGATCTGTGATGGATCACAACAGTGAACTGGCCAAGTTTCGTCAGCTGATTCCGGAGGTTtgatgtgcatgtgtgctttATATTTGATCTGTTGATGCACGTCTACCTGTCAATGGTTATCCAAAAATTCAGAAATCTAAATTTAACTTCCACAGCTGCTCTAAGAAGGGTGTGATCTGTTTGGATTATTTTAAATTCAACTATAACATAATTTTTCCTGCAGTCATTCAGAGCTTGGGTTGGGTTTGGCACCACTGTAGTGAACATGAACGTTGGTCCTGGAGCAGAAATTGGATATCATCTAAAGACTTGCCTAGACATTATGAGTAGAACATTAGGTGCAAATTATTCTGGGTAATTAGAAATGGACAAGAGAGTAACAGTCATGGTCTTGCAATCGCTTCCATTAATCAAACTGTTCATCTTATTAAAAACAAGATAAGTAATAGTAGTGAATTACACCTTTTCCTCAACCTCTCCTTTTCTACTCCTGTGTCTCAGGTAGCAGCTCACGACTGGATCGGAGCTGACTGTAACTCCTCCAAGTGTCAGGTTTGCCACAAGAAGATCAAAACTGTAGCGGGGAAGCGTTGTGTGTGGTGCCAGGAGAtggtgaggagtgtgtgtgtgtgtttggacattaatgaatgaattagggaggatctctttttttctgtgttcaCTGAGTCTTGTCTCTTTTTAAGCGTCATGATGAGTGTCTTTTCTCTGGCTTGTCGTCCTGTGATTGTGGGCCACTTAGAGATCATATACTGCCTCCGTGGGCCATATACGCTGTCTCAAAGGTAATATGAACAGCACCATATATTTGGCTTTAGCAGATTTAGATTTTTAGGATTATTGTCAGTTaattgtctgtctgttgtttaaTTGTCCCATTTTTCCTGCAGGAGGAGGACACTAGCTTGTTAAACGTCACCCCTGATGGCCACATCCTGCAGGTCTGCTGTTGTCACATATTCCTACACACTCTCATTCAGATTTTAATGTTAACAAAGAATGTGCCAGTGTCTTTGTAATCTGATTGGTTCTGTTCAGTGTGTTGGACGAAGTCCTGGACAAGTACGCCTGTCATGATTATGTCTGCTTCAGCTGAGACAAGCCCACCCATCCAGTATTTAAAGTACCTAACACTCAACTCCTGTCATAAGCTTAAAATCATGTTGGTTTCATTATATTCCAAAGGTAACATTAGTAAAAACTACCAAAACTTACTCCTGCAGCATATTCCACTTCTCAAAATATATCTAAATACACTGCTTCACTGTGTCAGTTGAATATTCCTAAAATCTAAAAATATCTACCATGGCAATTACTACATATCATCATAATGTTTGAATATTAAAGAAAGTGCGAGACAGGACACAAAGAAGTTATGGTGCATGGTGGTCATGTATAAACCAAGGCTATTTTCCTTGAAAACCCCAAAATCTTCATTATTCGACAGCAGCAGAAGTTTGGATGATGCTGCCTCAAAAGTTATTATATACAATCTGTACAGTAACCTGACTCACAGCATGTGTCCGCATATCCTTACgtatcatgtacagtatgtgtttttcAGATGAGATACATATAATCCATCGGATCTTAATCTGTCATGTATTCTTCTTCAGATTGTCCCAATTCCAGACACCCACCCTCTGCTGGTGTTTGTGAACCCAAAAAGTGGAGGAAAGCAGGGTCAACGGTAAGCAATTTAAAGTCTTGATATGTTTGTGTAACTTTATTTCACTCCTAGTGTAAAATAAATCTACagtgtattcattttttatgtcacttagaATATCAATGTGGTCCCTGTCACTTCCTGGACGTGTCAATTTGTGCGTGTGCATCTCAATGTTTTTCACAGAGTGCTCAGAAAGTTTCAGTACCTGCTGAACCCACGTCAAGTGTACAACCTTTCCAACGGAGGTCCTGCACCAGGGTACAGTAAACTTTCACCACTATACCTGCACACAATAGGCAATTTTTAACACCCCTACCCCGTTCTAACTATATAGCTTAGAGAATATTATAGATCCGAGACGAAAGTGACAGAAGGGTGGGACTCAGAGAAAAAAGTCGCGATTACAAATAGCACCCACAGACAGCATAGTAAGGCTACTGATATTTCAGATATTTCACCTACTGACTGTACACATTTGACTTTCTCCACATTAATGTTGTCTTTGTTCCTCAGACTACACTTCTTCCGCAACCTGCGTGAGTACAGGATCTTGGTGTGTGGAGGAGATGGCACCGTTGGGTGGCTACTGGATGCTATAGGTACTGTGGCTCCTTTTGTGGGTTTCCGAGAGGTAATTAAGATAACCATCCCTAAGGCTAAATAATGTATCTGTGATTTCAGACAAAGAAAACCTGCAGGTGCATCCTCCAGTAGCTGTCCTGCCTCTGGGCACCGGGAATGACCTGGCTCGCTGTCTTCGCTGGGGAGGAGGTAAAACCATCAGCACGTTAACTCTACACCATCACTGAGGTATTTGCACCGACTTTGGAGCCATGGGTTGacttcttctgcttcttctgTAATCCTGCGAAAGGCTACGATGGGTCAGACTTGAGAGAGATCCTGAAGGAGATCGAAGCTAGCCAGTTGGTTCTCATGGACCGCTGGAGCATCCAGGTGATACCAGACGACCCCCAAGAGGCAGGAGACCCTGTGCCCTTCCAGATCATTAACAACTACTTCTCTATTGGAGTGGTGAGTCACTGCCTCAGCTGGAAAGAATGATAACATCACATATGATTATAGATGGATTTCTTTAACCCAAAAaactaaatgcaaaaaaaacatttcttacaatTTCTTATTGACGTACACAGAAACGTGAATACATTATTCAAAATATGACTTTGACAGGATGCCTCTATCGCTCATCGCTTCCACTCCATGAGAGAGAAACACCCCCAGAGATTCAACAGCAGGTAAGGATTCACGCTAACTGTGTGAACAAAGAGTATTTTCTGATGAAAAGTGTAAcagagctcttttttttttaaatcaatgaaGGTGAAGTTGTTGTTTTCGGTTGTTTTTAAGAATGAAGAACAAACTTTGGTATTTTGAGTTTGCCACTACTGAGACCATCTCTGCGTCTTGCAAGAAGCTGAAGGAGTGTCTAACGATTGAGGTTAGAATATCTGATATAGTCATGTAGCTGTTGTGCCCAAAGTAATTATTTGTAATTCACATTACGCTTTTGTTCAGTTGCGTAAAcaacttgttgttttttttgccttcaCCAGTGCTGTGGGAGGACCCTGGACCTGAGCAGCATGTCTCTGGAGGGCATAGCTGTCCTCAACATACCCAGCATGCACGGAGGCTCCAACCTTTGGGGCGAGTCCAAGAAGCCTGATAGTGTGCCAGAGGTGAAGCACAGTGAGGTTATCACTGACCCTGACCTTTTAAAAACAATCTCTCAAGGTCTGTACTTTCATAAATCACCACATTTGTTTGTGTCCGAATATTGTCAGTAAGCCCTCCCTGCCTCCTTGCGTGTGAATCCCGTCAAGCTGGTTGTTTTTAAAGCTGATTTAATCTTTTAGACACTTTGAacttgatctgtgtgtgtgtgttacgttACTCCGCAGATATGAGTGATGAGCGTTTGGAAGTGGTGGGGCTGGAAGGAGCCATAGAGATGGGACAGATCTACAGTGGACTGAAGAGAGCCGGGCACAGACTGGCACAGACTTACCAAATTACCATCAGGTTGTTTACTTTTACCTACAGGTGGATCATGACAATAATAACAAGAataagacaacaacaacaagaaggatgtactgtatgtagttaTTGTTTTGGATTGCATTTTATTGTCAGGTGTTCCTGGTATTTTATTTCTCTCTATGCAGTCTGatgcaaacagacacacatttgacacaatgttcagGTACAGTATAAatagtacagtatatttaaaTCTCACTTTCTCTCCTCCCTGTGTGCAGGACAATCAAAGCCCTGCCCATGCAAATTGATGGGGAGCCCTGGATGCAGCCTCCATGTACTGTAAGTGTTATTAACCACTTTAATTCAGTGCCAAGAGTCAAGACCATAGAAAGAGAATGTTATTTCTATGGTCAAGACTCATATTAGGTTTGTTAAAGCCAGTGGTTACAGCATTGTAGTGTACAACATAGTTCAATTCATCCATAGATTTATTTGGTTACTGTGGCAGAGACACGTTGCCACTACAGCACAAAGTTAGTATTCACCCTGATTATGTTTATCTATGTGAGCTGCTTGAAGCCTAGTTTAATCTGTGAGGGATCAGGGTGTTTGAGGGttctcttttttgtacattatattacattcattttatccaaagtgacttacagtTATCGCACCAATACACTGTGTGCAATTTGCTTATGTGGACAGGGGAAGCTTAAGGATCGATCCACTAACCTTGTGATTCATAGCAAACTACTAACTGAGTCTCCGTCACCCAGTTATTCACAGTTCATAGTGTCTTGATATTAAAAACTATGTCATTGCAATACAATTCGacagcaccacaaactgcacatgaactgaacattataacctttATACAGTAagtctggctcaacggatgtacatagctgggataaagcctgacatccatgTGATTGTACCTCCCCCTTCTGCTATCTACTTTGCAAAGGCATCGTTGTgacaggacggttgtgattagtttaaaacaAGAACAAGCCAGGGCGTTTTTTTCACCTATcccaaaatatatacagtaagtggtgtagccagaccatattCCAGCGCTGGTACAGCCCTGTGAGGATAGGTACTAGCGATGCCAGACTATAACCTTCATGAAGAAGGGAGGATTTATGCAGGACTGTTATATTAGACTGCATTCGTTTTAtttaggtgtacctaataaactggcaactgagtgttTGGAGCCCTTGCACCCTGTTATACTCACTGATCATGCAGGTGACGTCATTTATAGTGAGGTAGAATTCAGTGCTCAGGGCTGAGGGTGGATATTGGAACTTGGCCAAAAAGAGCGGAAATAATAATATGTGtcttcaaagtaaaagtacattttgTAAATTGTTGGATAAATGGAACAATcttaatttaattgaattacagacagaatattTGTTTCACTAGACAATTTGGAAGGTTTGTTTTCTTCTATTTTATCAAGGTTTTTTAAGGCATCTTATACATTTCGCTGAGCTGATCAGATAAAATGCATCACTTTAAAGGAATTTGAATACAAATAATTAAATTGTCATTCGCcaaaattgttttatttatttattatagatCCACATAACTCACAAGAACcaagctaacatgctgatggcTGCACCAACAAAACCAACCGGCTTCTTTAACCTCAAGTAGATTAACGCttccactacatcctccaatCTGCTGAGGGTCACAACAGAACATCTATATTATCTTGAATGATGCAGGATGAGTATTtgaaggggcgctatgcagttttggcaatttcttcgctgttttctcactttttgcttgcaagtttctctatagagctccacctacagcttcagaatagatatttggcaacactgtcgtaaaaactcgttggcgactctcccccccctcccatcttctccctctggtcatgtgcatttgttttcaaagaagccGGTGAATGCACGGAGCCATGTCCACTGAGGTTTTTCTCGAAATGTTACCCTTCTCTCCCTGGTCTGTAACATTATTCTTTTTTCCTACAATGGCCTTAGAACGCTATCGgagcagaagcaacttgcgtttgccaacatcaagctgccaagaaactctgtggcagataaagtttctgatcaAAGATACTTACTTAAGTGCAACAGCAAGAACGCCAGGTCAGCATCGGATTTGCaggcttctgtttgtctcagttctcgCCATTCTGAAACGCAGGTCCGATGTtcactcgtgtctgactcctcgctcagtcagtctgccgtttcctctttctctgtttctccgacaatgctttcctagctttctgcttcttttttgccagctcaaccatgacgatagtgtgaaaaactccatcgctaccttgtgcTTATAACTAGCCGGTTCCTGGATGGGAGCGTGCAGCAGGgggtatgtgtgcagtgccgtgaagccaTTTGTTA
It includes:
- the dgkab gene encoding diacylglycerol kinase, alpha b isoform X2, whose protein sequence is MASSDDTEGSLTPVDFIQLQHYMEYSSLRVKDVMKEFHPGGRLAQHSNGECVDAVGFCLFLKTYLEVDDFPADFCQRLFRYFQHVEHGSTKSPLPKGGGVFLRDVSCYFSVLEEGQPREKLEFTFKLYDKDCNKLLDSSEVDRIITQMMRAADYLGWDVTELRPVLKDMMTAIDVDDSGTVTLEEWVKGGMNNVPLLVLLGLKMTERDGQHIWRMKHFNRPTYCNVCQSMLLGLGKQGLCCTCCKYTVHSQCANKNPEPCARTFVKSKLKIGVAAHDWIGADCNSSKCQVCHKKIKTVAGKRCVWCQEMRHDECLFSGLSSCDCGPLRDHILPPWAIYAVSKEEDTSLLNVTPDGHILQIVPIPDTHPLLVFVNPKSGGKQGQRVLRKFQYLLNPRQVYNLSNGGPAPGLHFFRNLREYRILVCGGDGTVGWLLDAIDKENLQVHPPVAVLPLGTGNDLARCLRWGGGYDGSDLREILKEIEASQLVLMDRWSIQVIPDDPQEAGDPVPFQIINNYFSIGVDASIAHRFHSMREKHPQRFNSRMKNKLWYFEFATTETISASCKKLKECLTIECCGRTLDLSSMSLEGIAVLNIPSMHGGSNLWGESKKPDSVPEVKHSEVITDPDLLKTISQDMSDERLEVVGLEGAIEMGQIYSGLKRAGHRLAQTYQITIRTIKALPMQIDGEPWMQPPCTIHITHKNQANMLMAAPTKPTGFFNLK
- the dgkab gene encoding diacylglycerol kinase, alpha b isoform X1, with the protein product MASSDDTEGSLTPVDFIQLQHYMEYSSLRVKDVMKEFHPGGRLAQHSNGECVDAVGFCLFLKTYLEVDDFPADFCQRLFRYFQHVEHGSTKSPLPKGGGVFLRDVSCYFSVLEEGQPREKLEFTFKLYDKDCNKLLDSSEVDRIITQMMRAADYLGWDVTELRPVLKDMMTAIDVDDSGTVTLEEWVKGGMNNVPLLVLLGLKMTERDGQHIWRMKHFNRPTYCNVCQSMLLGLGKQGLCCTCCKYTVHSQCANKNPEPCARTFVKSKLKIGCRNHNSRSVMDHNSELAKFRQLIPEVAAHDWIGADCNSSKCQVCHKKIKTVAGKRCVWCQEMRHDECLFSGLSSCDCGPLRDHILPPWAIYAVSKEEDTSLLNVTPDGHILQIVPIPDTHPLLVFVNPKSGGKQGQRVLRKFQYLLNPRQVYNLSNGGPAPGLHFFRNLREYRILVCGGDGTVGWLLDAIDKENLQVHPPVAVLPLGTGNDLARCLRWGGGYDGSDLREILKEIEASQLVLMDRWSIQVIPDDPQEAGDPVPFQIINNYFSIGVDASIAHRFHSMREKHPQRFNSRMKNKLWYFEFATTETISASCKKLKECLTIECCGRTLDLSSMSLEGIAVLNIPSMHGGSNLWGESKKPDSVPEVKHSEVITDPDLLKTISQDMSDERLEVVGLEGAIEMGQIYSGLKRAGHRLAQTYQITIRTIKALPMQIDGEPWMQPPCTIHITHKNQANMLMAAPTKPTGFFNLK